In Deinococcus aerolatus, one DNA window encodes the following:
- a CDS encoding peptide ABC transporter substrate-binding protein: MKEVSLKKVLTLSALLLAPAVLAPALAGPANNSLIVGTSQEPPNIYDPWVTNNLAITSEINNWMGASLTGLDNDGNLFADMATTVPTVANGGYKVVKDASGKVIRNSLTYTIRPDAKWSDGSQITTADFEFWLMVQNDERVPVPDRYPFENAKITRGANNKTFTITFDPPYLFAEQAGAPGVAPSAAMKGAWDAFNAATKGQKPSDAVNEQWIKFLNQFTTSNNLPKVVAGPFKPTAWRPGNSLTLTRNANYWRKPSGGESKYVQTVTYRFIPNTNTLKVNVLSGQVDALATVGLSFDQAIDLQRGQRKFTTYFVPGSVWEHIDINTRGQKAKDLGLDDANIRQALLYAIDRPSLVKALFQGKQPVSNVFINPLATVYKKDVQAYPFDAAKAKALFAAAGWTPGSDGILQKGGKKFSLNFGTTAGNSVRERVQQILQAQWKAVGVQVNIQNYPASVFFGADFLSKGAEGKWDLAMYAWISNPIFEEGDLFKGSGVPTEANGYAGQNNSGWVNAEYDKLQLQARTEFNPAARNKLFDQMQTIWAKNVPSLPLYYRVNPYIQANGLANYDFSAYTLYPTWDAYRVGWTSKGAVSAHKQKE, encoded by the coding sequence ATGAAAGAAGTGTCCCTGAAGAAGGTTTTGACCCTTTCCGCTCTTTTGCTGGCGCCTGCGGTGCTGGCTCCGGCCCTGGCCGGCCCGGCCAACAACAGCCTGATCGTCGGCACCTCGCAGGAGCCGCCGAACATCTACGATCCCTGGGTCACCAACAACCTGGCGATCACCAGCGAGATCAACAACTGGATGGGCGCGTCCCTGACCGGCCTGGACAACGACGGAAATTTGTTTGCCGATATGGCAACCACGGTCCCCACGGTGGCCAACGGCGGCTACAAGGTGGTCAAGGATGCCAGCGGCAAGGTCATCCGCAACAGCCTGACCTACACCATCCGCCCGGACGCCAAGTGGAGCGACGGCTCGCAGATCACCACCGCCGACTTCGAGTTCTGGCTGATGGTGCAGAACGACGAGCGCGTGCCGGTGCCGGACCGCTACCCCTTCGAGAACGCGAAGATCACGCGCGGCGCCAACAACAAGACCTTCACCATCACTTTCGATCCGCCGTATCTGTTCGCCGAGCAGGCGGGGGCGCCCGGCGTGGCCCCTTCCGCCGCGATGAAGGGCGCCTGGGACGCCTTTAATGCGGCCACCAAGGGCCAGAAGCCCAGCGACGCGGTCAACGAGCAGTGGATCAAGTTCCTCAACCAGTTCACAACCTCCAACAATCTGCCCAAGGTGGTGGCCGGTCCCTTCAAGCCCACCGCGTGGCGCCCCGGCAACAGCCTGACCCTGACCCGCAATGCCAACTACTGGCGCAAGCCTTCCGGCGGCGAGAGCAAGTACGTCCAGACTGTGACCTACCGCTTTATTCCCAACACCAATACCCTCAAGGTTAACGTGTTGTCGGGTCAGGTGGACGCGCTGGCGACGGTGGGCCTGTCGTTTGATCAGGCCATCGATCTGCAGCGCGGACAGCGGAAGTTCACCACTTACTTCGTGCCGGGCTCGGTATGGGAGCACATTGACATCAACACCCGTGGCCAGAAGGCGAAAGACCTGGGTCTGGATGATGCCAACATCCGTCAGGCGCTGCTGTACGCCATTGACCGGCCCAGCCTCGTCAAGGCGCTGTTTCAGGGCAAGCAGCCGGTGTCTAATGTCTTTATCAACCCGCTGGCAACCGTCTACAAGAAGGACGTGCAGGCCTACCCCTTCGATGCGGCCAAGGCCAAGGCGCTGTTCGCCGCAGCGGGCTGGACCCCTGGCAGCGACGGCATCCTGCAGAAGGGCGGCAAGAAGTTCAGTCTGAACTTTGGCACCACGGCGGGCAATAGCGTGCGTGAGCGCGTGCAGCAGATCCTGCAGGCACAGTGGAAGGCTGTGGGCGTGCAGGTCAACATTCAGAACTACCCGGCCAGCGTGTTCTTCGGAGCGGATTTCCTGTCCAAGGGTGCGGAGGGCAAGTGGGACCTGGCGATGTACGCCTGGATCAGCAACCCCATCTTCGAGGAGGGCGACCTGTTCAAGGGTTCGGGTGTGCCCACCGAGGCCAACGGTTACGCCGGTCAGAACAACTCTGGCTGGGTCAACGCCGAGTACGACAAGCTGCAACTGCAGGCCCGCACCGAGTTCAACCCGGCCGCGCGCAACAAGCTGTTTGACCAGATGCAGACTATCTGGGCCAAGAATGTGCCCTCGCTGCCGCTGTACTACCGCGTGAATCCGTATATCCAGGCCAACGGGCTGGCCAACTACGACTTCAGCGCCTACACGCTGTACCCCACCTGGGATGCCTACCGCGTGGGCTGGACCAGCAAGGGCGCAGTTTCGGCGCACAAGCAGAAAGAATAG
- a CDS encoding c-type cytochrome, whose translation MPWVAIVCAAIMWILLLFLFNKETAPEPVTVDPAVVANISREYPTIGKELYASAGCVGCHGAQGQGGVGPALAGDAKILKDPVYVHNILINGKGGMPAYGEKLAENEIYAVANYVLNSWGNKIPELLTPATVAEGQTKIDPAVLKNRSRFVPEDIKLPEIFLATFIMVLLTYGLIGLYSVWTEGTELHPGIHKVRSTPIAMLAMVTTLGLTLLFSVLFARQMVIDYAGWGASEPVMPNVTAEGFYAAMILLLLALAIGLYKKFFMDGEVLVEDASGEFPW comes from the coding sequence CCATTATGTGGATCCTGTTGCTGTTCTTGTTCAACAAGGAAACCGCGCCGGAGCCGGTGACAGTCGACCCGGCCGTCGTTGCCAATATCAGCCGGGAATACCCAACGATCGGCAAGGAGCTTTATGCCTCGGCAGGCTGCGTGGGCTGCCACGGCGCACAGGGTCAGGGCGGCGTGGGTCCGGCGCTGGCCGGGGACGCGAAGATCCTTAAAGATCCTGTCTATGTGCACAACATCTTGATCAACGGCAAGGGCGGCATGCCCGCCTACGGCGAGAAGCTGGCGGAAAACGAGATCTACGCTGTGGCCAACTACGTCCTGAACAGCTGGGGCAACAAGATTCCGGAGCTGCTGACCCCTGCCACCGTGGCCGAGGGCCAGACCAAGATCGACCCGGCCGTGCTGAAGAACCGCAGCCGCTTTGTCCCCGAGGACATCAAACTCCCCGAAATCTTCCTGGCCACCTTCATCATGGTGCTGCTCACCTACGGCCTGATCGGGCTGTACAGCGTGTGGACCGAGGGCACCGAGCTGCACCCCGGCATCCACAAGGTGCGTTCTACGCCGATCGCCATGCTCGCCATGGTCACAACCCTGGGGCTGACCCTGCTGTTCAGTGTCCTGTTCGCCCGCCAGATGGTGATCGACTATGCAGGCTGGGGTGCCAGCGAACCCGTGATGCCCAATGTCACTGCCGAGGGCTTCTACGCCGCCATGATTCTGCTGCTGCTGGCGCTGGCCATCGGGCTGTACAAGAAGTTCTTCATGGACGGCGAGGTGCTGGTCGAGGACGCCAGCGGCGAATTCCCCTGGTAA
- a CDS encoding PrsW family intramembrane metalloprotease, which produces MSVAAALTLSLLASVTVTLWWLWFFVRRDRHPEPPKLLARTFGWGMFAWLIAAAFEASLGNLLASTLPLTLLLVALLTAVIEEGSKFVAATTAVTELSFDEPMDGLIYAVTAALGFALMENVTYTLGFGSEATVWHALVTTLAHALFSAPQGYALGGLHWQQVRGPGFGSVRGWVLRGLLLSVALHFAFNSLLTGPPGVWPLLALVAVVALMIGLASRYYLSFEAHAREHGPSPYFLETQAQRNTK; this is translated from the coding sequence ATGTCCGTTGCCGCCGCGTTGACGCTCTCCCTGCTGGCCTCGGTCACCGTGACGCTATGGTGGCTGTGGTTCTTCGTGCGCCGAGACCGCCATCCGGAGCCGCCAAAGTTGCTGGCCCGCACCTTCGGCTGGGGCATGTTCGCGTGGTTGATCGCGGCGGCCTTCGAGGCCAGCCTGGGTAACCTGCTGGCCTCGACGCTGCCCCTGACGCTGCTGCTGGTGGCGCTGTTGACCGCCGTGATCGAGGAGGGCAGCAAATTCGTGGCCGCCACCACGGCCGTGACCGAGTTGTCCTTTGACGAACCGATGGACGGCCTGATCTACGCCGTGACCGCCGCACTGGGTTTCGCGCTGATGGAAAACGTGACCTACACGCTGGGCTTCGGCAGCGAGGCAACCGTATGGCACGCCCTGGTGACCACGCTGGCCCACGCCCTGTTCAGTGCGCCGCAGGGCTACGCGCTGGGCGGCCTGCACTGGCAGCAGGTCAGGGGGCCGGGGTTCGGTTCGGTGCGGGGCTGGGTGTTGCGGGGGCTGCTGCTGAGTGTCGCGCTGCACTTCGCCTTCAACAGTCTGCTGACCGGTCCCCCTGGTGTGTGGCCGCTGCTGGCCCTGGTTGCGGTGGTGGCCCTGATGATCGGTCTCGCCAGCCGCTACTACCTCAGTTTTGAGGCCCATGCCCGTGAACATGGGCCGTCGCCGTATTTTCTGGAAACCCAGGCGCAGCGCAACACAAAGTAA
- a CDS encoding ABC transporter permease — translation MTITAPAPPPQKSYSALQMSMRRLLRHKAAMISLAFIILVMLAALFAPLITPHDPNAQDLGGFFAPPSATYPLGQDELGRDVLSRVIYGSRISLVVGFSVAIISVLLGTLAGLVAGFFGGLTDSVVSRFIEFMLSLPSLPLQLVISGLFASSDAPFIANMRENLGSSASVVIIITIFAVFGWMGTARLVRGEVLRLKNLEYVDAARALGANNNRVMWRHLAPNMLGIIVVSATIDVAGAILGEAALSFLGFGIQPPVSTWGNMLSNAQEVVLSYPWLPFYPGLAILFTVLAFNFLGDGLRDAFDPKSRR, via the coding sequence ATGACAATCACTGCGCCCGCCCCGCCTCCCCAGAAGAGCTACTCCGCACTGCAGATGTCGATGCGCCGGTTGCTGCGCCACAAGGCGGCCATGATCAGCCTGGCGTTTATCATCCTCGTGATGCTGGCGGCCCTGTTCGCCCCGCTCATTACTCCACACGATCCCAATGCCCAGGATCTGGGCGGATTCTTCGCGCCGCCTAGCGCCACCTATCCGCTGGGCCAGGACGAACTGGGCCGGGATGTCCTCTCACGCGTGATCTACGGCAGCCGCATCAGCCTGGTGGTGGGCTTCTCCGTGGCGATCATCAGCGTGCTGCTGGGCACGTTGGCCGGACTGGTGGCGGGTTTTTTCGGTGGACTGACGGACTCGGTGGTCAGCCGCTTTATTGAATTCATGCTGAGCCTGCCGTCCCTGCCGCTGCAGCTGGTGATCTCGGGACTGTTTGCCAGCAGTGACGCTCCGTTTATTGCCAACATGCGCGAGAACCTGGGCTCCTCAGCCAGTGTGGTCATTATCATCACCATCTTTGCCGTTTTCGGCTGGATGGGTACCGCCCGGCTGGTGCGCGGCGAGGTGCTGCGCCTCAAGAACCTGGAATACGTGGACGCCGCCCGCGCACTGGGCGCCAACAACAACCGCGTGATGTGGCGGCATCTGGCGCCCAACATGCTGGGCATCATCGTGGTGAGCGCCACCATCGATGTGGCCGGGGCGATTCTGGGCGAGGCCGCTCTGAGCTTCCTGGGCTTCGGCATCCAGCCGCCGGTGTCCACCTGGGGCAACATGCTCAGCAACGCGCAGGAGGTAGTCCTGAGCTACCCCTGGCTGCCGTTCTACCCGGGGCTGGCCATTCTGTTTACCGTGCTGGCCTTCAACTTTCTGGGCGACGGCCTGCGCGACGCCTTCGATCCCAAGAGCCGCCGCTAG
- a CDS encoding ubiquinol-cytochrome c reductase iron-sulfur subunit: MTRYRKQDPEITRRRFINAAMGTTATVGIVSLVGVLGTANPVFRLTRDKMPPVEGDILVHASASKEGEIIKVSELSEQLIRAWPMGKDKEGNNLIRKGDPNNVLALYRFPKGQIIAPTNLEATIDGEIVAYSDICTHAGCSVSDDDQTEGQMKCPCHSGQYDPKRGCKVVGGPPPRPLAQLPIKQDGDKLVVAGFFLENPYPFTESEWEARKEAVKAQLA; this comes from the coding sequence ATGACCCGTTACCGCAAACAGGACCCCGAAATCACCCGCCGCCGCTTTATCAACGCGGCCATGGGCACCACCGCCACCGTCGGGATTGTCAGTCTGGTGGGCGTGCTGGGCACCGCCAATCCGGTGTTCCGCCTGACCCGCGACAAGATGCCGCCTGTTGAGGGCGACATTCTGGTACACGCCTCGGCCAGCAAGGAAGGCGAGATCATCAAGGTCAGCGAACTCAGCGAGCAGTTGATCCGCGCCTGGCCGATGGGCAAGGACAAGGAAGGCAACAACCTGATCCGCAAGGGCGACCCCAACAATGTGCTGGCGCTGTACCGCTTTCCCAAGGGACAGATCATTGCCCCCACCAATCTGGAAGCCACCATTGACGGGGAGATCGTGGCCTATAGCGACATCTGCACCCACGCGGGCTGCTCGGTTAGCGACGACGACCAGACCGAAGGCCAGATGAAGTGCCCCTGCCACTCCGGACAGTACGACCCCAAGCGGGGCTGCAAGGTTGTCGGCGGCCCGCCCCCCCGGCCACTGGCGCAGCTGCCCATCAAACAGGACGGAGACAAGCTGGTGGTGGCCGGATTCTTCCTGGAAAACCCGTATCCCTTCACCGAGTCGGAGTGGGAAGCGCGCAAGGAAGCTGTCAAGGCCCAGCTCGCATGA
- a CDS encoding cytochrome b, whose protein sequence is MNQWLDERLHISRLNDKFLRKAFPVHHSFFLGEITLFSLIILIITGIVLALSYEPSNSLIVNSFDPGTADKPNLIPAAYHSALKMNAMPFGDMMRRVHHWTANIMVAAAVIHMMRIYFTGAFKKPREINWWIGMLLLIFAALTAVTGYILPYDNYAYNTVKVVYGIAASVPWVGSWLAQAAFAGNFPGDGIIPRIYGYHIMLLPGILLALTAAHMLLMIKQKHTQPQYAKRIAYKKIVGVPLLTQQTPIMLMLTLLFAGIIMLFSAFIPVHPVEFFGPPSTTPIENIKPDWYLLWVFGALAIIPSFEFHILGGIIGSEFVGAILLPTVVIGAMFAVPMLDRSKDNNYYAENPTNHPVRLAIGTSFMALLIIMSVAGYKPDLISANVLTTANANTVLWILMFVVPAATYFATIGIVRGIRALREADERESLSHSAAADD, encoded by the coding sequence ATGAACCAGTGGCTCGACGAACGCCTGCACATCTCGCGCCTGAACGACAAGTTCCTGCGCAAGGCCTTTCCTGTTCACCACAGTTTCTTCCTGGGTGAGATCACGCTGTTCAGCCTGATTATCCTGATCATCACCGGCATCGTGCTGGCGCTGTCCTACGAGCCCAGCAACAGCCTGATCGTCAACTCGTTCGATCCGGGGACCGCCGACAAGCCCAACCTGATTCCGGCGGCGTACCACTCAGCCCTCAAGATGAACGCCATGCCTTTCGGGGACATGATGCGCCGCGTCCACCACTGGACTGCCAACATCATGGTGGCGGCCGCCGTGATTCACATGATGCGCATCTACTTCACGGGGGCCTTCAAGAAGCCGCGTGAAATCAACTGGTGGATCGGCATGCTGCTGCTGATTTTCGCCGCTCTGACCGCCGTGACCGGCTACATTCTGCCCTACGACAACTACGCCTACAACACGGTCAAGGTGGTCTACGGTATTGCGGCCTCGGTTCCCTGGGTCGGCAGCTGGCTGGCGCAGGCGGCCTTCGCGGGCAACTTCCCCGGCGACGGCATCATTCCGCGCATCTACGGCTACCACATCATGCTGCTGCCGGGCATCCTGCTGGCCCTGACTGCTGCGCATATGCTGCTGATGATCAAGCAGAAGCACACCCAGCCGCAGTACGCCAAGCGCATCGCCTACAAGAAGATCGTCGGCGTGCCGCTGCTGACCCAGCAGACCCCGATCATGCTGATGCTGACGCTGCTGTTTGCCGGGATCATCATGCTGTTCAGCGCCTTTATTCCGGTTCACCCGGTAGAGTTCTTCGGGCCGCCCAGCACCACCCCGATTGAGAACATCAAGCCCGACTGGTACCTGTTGTGGGTCTTCGGTGCGTTGGCCATCATCCCGAGCTTCGAGTTCCACATCCTCGGGGGCATCATCGGGTCCGAGTTCGTCGGCGCGATCCTGCTGCCCACTGTGGTTATCGGCGCGATGTTCGCCGTGCCCATGCTGGACCGCAGCAAGGACAACAACTACTACGCCGAGAACCCCACCAACCACCCGGTGCGGCTGGCCATCGGCACCTCGTTCATGGCCCTGCTGATCATCATGTCGGTGGCTGGCTACAAGCCGGACCTGATCAGCGCCAATGTCCTGACCACCGCCAATGCCAATACCGTGCTGTGGATTCTGATGTTCGTGGTGCCGGCGGCGACCTACTTCGCCACCATTGGCATCGTGCGGGGCATCCGCGCCCTGCGTGAGGCCGACGAGCGCGAGTCGCTGTCTCACTCCGCTGCTGCCGACGACTGA
- the moaD gene encoding molybdopterin converting factor subunit 1 — protein MRLNVVFFAHLRRDIGTEQLSMEAPEGADVRAVASLIEAQHGLSLKGCMVAVNETYATPEHPLKDGDEVAFLPPVAGGSDEGGTHCEMTDQPLSLQAADAFLVRPECGAQAYFVGTVRSPNKGKDVEHIDYEGYAPMANRVMQGAAAAAREQHGDLRVWLQHRTGRLLPGEASILIGVASPHRRAALEACDFLIEYLKVQIPVWKHETDDDGPHWVEGHSAHPAL, from the coding sequence ATGCGGTTAAACGTGGTGTTTTTTGCCCACCTGCGGCGGGACATTGGAACTGAGCAACTGTCTATGGAAGCGCCGGAGGGGGCTGACGTGCGTGCGGTGGCCTCCCTGATTGAAGCCCAGCATGGCCTGAGCCTGAAAGGCTGCATGGTCGCAGTGAACGAGACCTACGCCACGCCGGAACACCCCCTGAAAGACGGTGACGAGGTGGCCTTCCTTCCGCCGGTGGCCGGCGGCAGCGACGAGGGGGGCACCCACTGCGAGATGACCGATCAGCCGCTGTCCCTGCAAGCGGCGGACGCATTTCTGGTCCGTCCCGAGTGTGGGGCGCAGGCCTATTTTGTGGGCACGGTGCGCAGTCCCAACAAGGGAAAGGACGTCGAGCACATTGACTACGAGGGCTACGCCCCCATGGCAAACCGGGTGATGCAGGGTGCGGCAGCCGCGGCGCGGGAACAGCACGGCGACTTGCGCGTCTGGCTTCAGCACCGCACCGGGCGGCTGCTGCCAGGCGAGGCCAGCATCCTGATCGGGGTGGCCAGTCCCCACCGCCGGGCGGCGCTGGAGGCCTGCGATTTTCTGATCGAATACCTGAAAGTGCAGATTCCAGTCTGGAAGCACGAGACCGACGATGACGGCCCACACTGGGTGGAGGGCCATTCGGCGCATCCGGCGCTCTAG
- a CDS encoding ABC transporter permease: MATYALRRVLQMIPLLLLISLVIFALTALQPGDPVDQLIFGNPRITPEDIARLREAYGLNTPWPQRYVSWLMRAFQGEFGYSRDFGIPATQFIFTQRLPNTLLLTVPALIISTLIAVPLGIYSAIRQYSTLDYVLTFLSFVAFSAPVFWIGVMALYLFAVYLPQLTGGVIALPPGGLGSLSPEDGFWPFWLDRLKYLILPLSILMFREIAATTRFMRASFLEVIGQDFVRTARAKGLPNRSVIFKHALRNALIPIITILGLSIPGLFGGAVLTETVFSWPGMGRALLDSLVSKDFNVVMLCLMLLAILTVVFQLIADLAYALVDPRIRYS, encoded by the coding sequence ATGGCAACCTACGCCCTGCGCCGGGTTCTGCAGATGATCCCGCTGCTGCTGCTGATCAGTCTGGTGATCTTCGCCCTGACGGCCCTGCAGCCCGGCGACCCGGTGGATCAACTGATTTTCGGCAACCCGCGCATCACCCCCGAGGACATTGCCCGGCTGCGTGAGGCCTACGGCCTGAACACACCGTGGCCCCAGCGCTACGTGTCCTGGTTGATGCGGGCCTTTCAGGGCGAGTTCGGGTACTCGCGCGATTTCGGGATTCCGGCCACCCAGTTCATCTTCACCCAGCGGCTGCCCAATACCCTGCTGCTGACGGTCCCGGCCCTGATCATCAGCACCCTGATCGCCGTGCCGCTGGGTATCTACTCGGCCATCCGGCAGTACAGCACGCTGGACTACGTGCTGACCTTCCTGAGCTTCGTGGCCTTCAGCGCGCCGGTGTTCTGGATTGGCGTGATGGCGCTGTACCTGTTTGCGGTGTATTTGCCGCAGTTGACGGGCGGGGTCATCGCGCTGCCGCCCGGCGGGCTGGGCAGCCTGAGTCCCGAGGACGGCTTCTGGCCGTTCTGGCTGGACCGCCTGAAATACCTGATCCTGCCGCTGTCTATCCTGATGTTCCGCGAGATTGCGGCGACCACCCGCTTTATGCGCGCCAGCTTTCTGGAGGTGATCGGGCAGGATTTCGTGCGGACAGCGCGGGCCAAGGGATTACCCAACCGCTCGGTGATCTTCAAACACGCCTTGAGAAACGCTCTGATCCCGATCATCACCATCCTGGGCCTGTCGATTCCGGGCCTGTTCGGCGGCGCGGTCCTGACCGAGACGGTCTTCTCGTGGCCGGGTATGGGCCGCGCCCTGCTGGACTCGCTGGTCAGCAAGGACTTCAACGTGGTGATGCTGTGCCTGATGCTGCTGGCCATCCTGACCGTGGTGTTTCAGCTGATCGCCGATCTGGCCTATGCCCTGGTCGATCCCCGGATTCGCTACTCGTGA
- the ruvC gene encoding crossover junction endodeoxyribonuclease RuvC has product MIVLGIDPGLANLGLGLVEGNVRKARHLHHVCITTESAWVMPRRLAYIHAEVSRLIETYQPEAVAIEDQILRRQADVAFKVGQAFGVVQLACAQAGVPVHHYGPMQVKKSLVGSGRADKEQVIYMVKASLGVRELFNNHAADALALALTHLAHQPMQAAAARLARA; this is encoded by the coding sequence ATGATCGTCCTTGGCATTGATCCCGGCCTTGCGAATCTGGGCCTTGGTCTGGTGGAGGGCAATGTGCGCAAGGCCAGGCATCTGCACCACGTCTGCATCACCACCGAGAGTGCCTGGGTGATGCCGCGCCGGCTGGCCTACATCCACGCCGAGGTCAGCCGCCTGATCGAGACATATCAACCGGAAGCGGTGGCCATTGAGGACCAGATTCTGCGCCGGCAGGCCGACGTGGCCTTCAAGGTGGGACAGGCTTTCGGCGTGGTGCAGCTGGCCTGCGCGCAGGCGGGGGTGCCGGTGCACCACTACGGCCCCATGCAGGTCAAGAAATCGCTGGTGGGATCGGGCCGCGCCGACAAGGAACAGGTGATCTACATGGTCAAGGCGTCGCTGGGCGTGCGCGAACTGTTCAACAACCACGCGGCGGACGCGCTGGCGCTGGCACTGACCCACCTGGCCCATCAGCCCATGCAGGCCGCCGCCGCCCGGCTGGCCCGCGCCTAA
- a CDS encoding HesB/IscA family protein, which translates to MTAMTHPENHGDAPEKAMTISEYGAQKALGIIGQSGKENAGVRVFIKSGGCSGYQYGMAIDDRELEGDTVVVDRGVKLLVDHMSLSLLRGSEVDFVENMMGGGFTVNNPNATSSCGCGHSFRTDSAQSPDGEGSSGCGSH; encoded by the coding sequence ATGACCGCGATGACTCACCCCGAAAACCACGGTGATGCGCCTGAAAAGGCCATGACCATCAGCGAATACGGCGCGCAGAAGGCCCTGGGCATCATCGGCCAGAGCGGTAAGGAAAATGCTGGCGTGCGCGTGTTCATCAAGAGCGGCGGATGCAGCGGCTACCAGTACGGCATGGCCATTGACGACCGCGAACTTGAAGGCGACACCGTCGTTGTGGACCGGGGCGTCAAGCTGCTGGTCGACCACATGAGTCTGTCCCTGCTGCGCGGCAGTGAGGTGGACTTCGTGGAGAACATGATGGGCGGCGGCTTCACCGTCAACAACCCCAACGCCACCAGCTCCTGCGGCTGTGGCCATTCCTTCCGCACCGACAGCGCCCAGTCCCCCGATGGCGAGGGCAGCAGCGGCTGCGGCAGCCACTAG
- a CDS encoding DdrH, which yields MTNPYAEWFEQLRAEYSEQLGSMPLPDGLPEHLRQLIQNRDEDAIQFMIKLAWQFGAQVGYAAGSRAGGEQVSVVRPSASVQA from the coding sequence ATGACGAACCCCTACGCCGAGTGGTTCGAGCAGCTCAGGGCCGAATACAGTGAGCAGCTCGGGTCCATGCCATTGCCTGACGGTCTGCCCGAACATCTGCGGCAGCTTATCCAGAACCGCGACGAGGACGCCATCCAGTTCATGATCAAACTGGCCTGGCAGTTCGGAGCCCAGGTCGGCTATGCTGCCGGGAGCCGGGCCGGAGGCGAACAGGTCTCGGTGGTCCGGCCCAGCGCCAGCGTTCAGGCCTAG